The Candidatus Methylomirabilis sp. nucleotide sequence CCTGCTCCGGCAGCTCATCGGCACGGCCACCGAGCTGGTGGGCATGGGCTACGAGGACGCGGAAAGCGTCGACGAGGTCCTGGACCTGGCGGAGAAGCGGATCTTCGAAATCTCGGAGGACAAGGTCTCCCGGGCCTTCATCCCGGTGAAGGACATCCTCAAGGGGACCTTCGAGCACATCGAGCGGCTCTACGAGCGCCAGGCCCACATCACCGGGGTCCCCACGGGATTCGGCAGGCTCGATGAGCTCACCTCGGGGCTCCAGCCTGCCGACCTGATCATCGTGGCCGGGCGCCCCTCCATGGGGAAGACCTCCTTCGCCCTCAACGTGGCGGCCAATGCCGCGAAGGTGGAGCCCTCCACCTCCGTCGCCGTCTTCAGTTTGGAGATGGCCAAGGAGCAACTGGTCCAGCGGATGCTCTGCACCGAGGCCCGGGTCGACTCGCACCGGCTCCGGACCGGGAAGCTGGGGCCCCGCGACTGGCCCGAGTTGACCAAGGCCGCCGGGCGGCTGTCGGAGATGCCCATCTACATCGACGACACGCCGGCCATCACCATCCTGGAGATCCGGGCGAAGGCCCGGCGCCTCAAGGCCGAGGGGCAGCTCGGGCTCATCATCGTGGACTACCTCCAGCTCATCCGGGGTCGGGGCCGGGTAGAGAGCCGCCAGCAGGAGATCTCGGAGATCTCCCGGAGCCTGAAGGCCCTGGCCAAGGAGGTGAACGTCCCGGTCATGGCCCTCTCGCAGCTCTCCCGGGCGGTGGAGTCCCGGACGCCGCCCCGGCCGCAGCTCTCGGACCTCCGCGAGTCCGGGGCCATCGAGCAGGATGCCGACGTGGTGGCCTTCCTCTACCGGAAGGGGTTCTACCAGGCTCAGGAGCGGGCCCGGAAGAGCGAGGTGGCCGGACTCGGCGAGGAGCTGGACGAGGAGGACCGGACCACGGAGGTCATCATCAGCAAGCAGCGGAACGGGCCCACCGGCTCCGTCCCGCTCACGTTCCTGCGGGAGTACACCCGGTTCGAGGAGCCGGAACAGCGGAGGGCGCCCCTCTGAGCGGCACCGCCAGGGGGCGCCGGCCTGTCCGGGCGGCCGCGCTCCGGGCCGCTGCGCCGCTCGGGCTCCTCCTCTTCGTGGCCGGTCAGGCCGGCGCGACGGGGCCCCACCTCTGGCCCCTCCTGGACCGACAGGAGGGGCCCGGCGGCTCTTCTGTGGAGTGGAGCCTCCTGGGGCCCCTGGGGGTCTATCGGGAGGAGGGGCCCCGAAGCACCCTGGGGCTCCGGCCCCTCCTCCTGCGCGAGACGGACGCCGCCAGCGACAGCACGGAGGCCGACCTCCTCTACCCGTTCGGGGCCTACAGCCGGGAGCGGGAGGACGTGGACTGGCGGTTCTTCACCCTCTTCCGGCGGACCGAGCTCACGCCGCCGGGGCGCGAGGAGGCCACCCCCTCCGAGGTCTCCCTCTACCCGTTCCTCTTCTGGCGCACGAGGAGCCCGGGCCGGCCGGGGTACTTCGCCTTCTTCCCTCTGGGCGGGCGCCTCCGGGACCGCTTCGGCCGGGACGACATCAGCTTCGCCCTCTTCCCCCTGTACGCCCGGACCGTAAATGAGGGGATCCGGACCACGCACCTCCCCTGGCCCTTGATCGCGGCCTGGTCGGGCCCGGAGCAGTCCGGCTGGCAACTCTGGCCCCTGGTCGGCCGGGATGTGCGCCCGGGGCGCTTCGACAAGACCTTCTTCCTCTGGCCGCTCGGCTTCGCCCAGGACCTGGACCTGGACACCGAGAACCCGAAGTGGGTCCGGGTCCTCCTCCCCCTCTACAGCCTCCTCCGCTCCCCCCAGCGGGACGAGACCACGGTCCTCTGGCCCTTCTTCAGCAAGATCACCGACCACCAGGAAGGGTACGAGGAATGGCACGTCCCCTGGCCGATCGTCCGGGTCGCCCGGGGGGAGACCCGCCGGATCACCCGGGTCTGGCCGTTCTACAGCACTGCCGTCCGCCAGACCCGGACCGACGAGTATCTCCTCTGGCCGCTGTACCTCACGGAGCGCGACGACGCGGAGGGCTGGCGGCTGACCCGGCGGCGCATCCTGTACTATCTGGTCCAGGACACCCGGGAGGAACGCCCCGAGGAGGGCCGGAGCCGG carries:
- the dnaB gene encoding replicative DNA helicase, whose protein sequence is MTIPQGRHDRIPPQNLEAEVAVLGAILQESDALLKAIDALRPDHFYRDAHRRIFNAALTLFGRSEPVDLVTLTDELRRRNELEAVGGAAALAALLEAVPTAANVTYHARIVRDKALLRQLIGTATELVGMGYEDAESVDEVLDLAEKRIFEISEDKVSRAFIPVKDILKGTFEHIERLYERQAHITGVPTGFGRLDELTSGLQPADLIIVAGRPSMGKTSFALNVAANAAKVEPSTSVAVFSLEMAKEQLVQRMLCTEARVDSHRLRTGKLGPRDWPELTKAAGRLSEMPIYIDDTPAITILEIRAKARRLKAEGQLGLIIVDYLQLIRGRGRVESRQQEISEISRSLKALAKEVNVPVMALSQLSRAVESRTPPRPQLSDLRESGAIEQDADVVAFLYRKGFYQAQERARKSEVAGLGEELDEEDRTTEVIISKQRNGPTGSVPLTFLREYTRFEEPEQRRAPL